In the genome of Malania oleifera isolate guangnan ecotype guangnan chromosome 5, ASM2987363v1, whole genome shotgun sequence, the window acttttgcaagGGGAGTTGTGGCATGGCaatcaaaattataaaaatgtgttgCTTAATCTACTACAAAAGTCGAGTTTATTGCCATTATCGAAActtgcaaagaattgctttggttgaagagattcttgaaagagttgggCATGGAATAAGAAAGatatgttctttattgtgatagtTAAAGTGCAATTCGTTTAAgcaagaattatatttttaattcaaaatcaaaacatattgatgttagatatcattggattcgagaTGTGTTTAGATAAGAAATTGTTGCAACTTGACAAAATTCACACCGATGATAatggttcggatatgatgacaaaagcaaTGTCTAGAGGTAAGCATGTGAAGTGTCGAGTTTTGGCAGGCTTGGTGGAGTCGTCCCCATAAGTcaggagggggagatttgttaggTGTCCCTCCTTATGGGGCCCATGCCTTGGAaaggtgtttttttttatttatttaatgatttgTTGGCTTCTCAAGAAGCTTGTCTGGAGAGTACTATTTATTGAATTTCTCTCTTGCAATCAAACCATCTGCTTCCGTGAGCTTCTCCAACCCAAGTTTGATGTGCAACAAGCTACGACCCCTCCACATCCTTTACCATTCGCACGAGCTCCTCACGCGTGCAGCAACTGACCGGTCGTCTTCCCCGCCCAGCAAGCTGCGACCCTTCTCCAGCGACCAGCCCTCCCTCCTGTGACTCCAGCTATTTCACGGCGTCACTACTTATGCGTCTGCTTCTCCGGCAAGTTGTCGTTCCCAGTTTCAATTGTGCTTACATTCGTGCACTATTTTGGTTGGCTCTTGGAGCTTTATTCTCAACATTGGTGAGGTCTTTCATTTTGATACATTTGTTATACACTTTTGTATATTTGTAAGACTTGTGTCTTTTGTATGAACTTTATACGAACCTTGGTAATAGTAGATTTGGATCATCGTGCCCTGTCGATGTActtcaacatttgagggaaccacgttaaatttcttgtgtctaaatttatttatttttttgcattatACTACTGATTTATTTGTGGGAATCATTCATATTTCCCAATAGTTTTCATGTTTTTGACCTAAAAAGGTCAAGGCTTGTTTAgcattgttgttgttttttgttttttgtttttatttcttcatggtgaaaaaacagattataaaaacgTATTTGGTTATGTTGTTAGTTTTCTATTTATGTTGCCGATTTTCAACTATCtgccaaaaaactaaaaataaattttatggttttcaattgttttgataACCTGTTaccagaaattttaaaatccaaaaatagttttttttgaattaaattatttattttgtacacttttaaattaaaatcaaaattaaataatcatatgaatttaaatataattaaaagaaaaatctacacaaatttcaaataaataataataaattcaattacaaaatacttttactaattttcaattgttatatccaataaattttttattgtaaagtaaaatttgaaagtagaacaattaagcagagtaattataataaattctatttttattgtagtaattttttcaatgtgtattatttgtaatttttttcattttaatcatatttttataatattatttgatttaaagacgaAAATGAAtgttttttaattaagtttttaacttgtattagttttataaatgttaactaaGAAGGTTgctaattttctaatttttagtttctatttctagtttttggttttcatttttgatttttatttttttaatctttgaCAATCATACCAAACAACCCCTCAACTTGTAGTAGGTTAAGGAGCCAACTCTTTTGGATACATGTTATTAGTATGCAACCTCCTTCCTAAGTTGGCCTCAATTAAAATATCCTGATTTGTGCTCTTAAATTACAATGGCTCAAAAGAACACTTGCATTTGCACTAGAATTGTATAAAGGAAATTGTATAGTTTTTCCagcaaatcgtcaatggtttctATATACCTTTCGAGGATTGCTTCGACAGTTTTAGGCAGAATGTTTTTCAGGAGAAAACCGTCAACGACTCTGCCAATTGCTAAATTGTCGAGAATCCTAACAGTTGAAGATTTGCTGATATCCGATAGTTTACAATGATCTGAGATTATTCagttgtattacttgaatatttgtttgtatgTAATAGTTTAGAATTTTCttgatttgatatttaaatacttttgaatttgtaacaattATATAGGACATCTTTACATTCTCCATAAACTAGACATTATTAGGAGCTGGAGTCGGAGCAATTTCATCTTCTTCTCTACACTTTCGAAATCCTAGGCCTTAAAATCATGGATCCATGGAGGAGTCATGTGATTTATTTGTTTTTGGAGGGAACCTAGGTGGTGTCATTCAAGGTGCGACCACACCTGCTACGCACACTAAAATGATCTTCTATATAAGCATATGTAATAGAGGGACATTTCTATTGGATGGAAAGAAGAAGATTGCGACAACTtggtaaaaaaaatttagttaccTCCACTGATTGATTTTAGTCAATAATTTAGTGACTACGGGTGAGCGCTTTCGTCGGAGCTTTCGATGGAGATGAAACCTTGGGCATGAATGAAGCAGGAGCATTGGCTGGAGTAGGCGATTCAGGCATTGAAGTTGTGGCGGCGCTACTAGCAGGCAACGAGGAGGGCATGCCAGCAATGGGAGTCGCCGCAGTTGGTGGAGTTGTAAAAGGGCAGCGGCCAGAGACTGATCCATCTCCAGCACTTGTGATCTCACCATTAAATTTTGTAGTCTCTGGAACTTGTGACTCACCATTGACATTTGAATGCTTAAGTTGAAGGCATTTGTGATCCATCCCTTCACAACATAAGCAAAAGGTTTTAAGTTGGGGGCATACCAATCTAGTTAACGTTGCAACAGAAATTACAaaagaattaaaacaaaaattttaattgaaacaaatcacaatttataaatataaaaatattagtaCACTGATGAACCAAATTAAAGTGGGACTCATACGTGCATAGCTTGATTCTAGATTCTAGTAACTTGAAACTTTATGGGAATATTAAATTACTTAAGCGAAGCCCTTCTCATTCGTTATATTAACTGTAAGCACTGCACACGagactttatttttaatttaaaattaacttCATGAGCAGGAGATTAATAATACCAAACCCCACGTTACCAATGGTGAATCTTTACTTGAACAGCAGCTGCAGCTAGTTGTCAATGTTTTGTAATTTGATGTAATTGAATGCTCATCATAGCTAGAGTATGAGCAAAGCATAGATCATTTTAAGGTAAAAGAAAATTGTGGCTATCCAAGTCTATTGTTAATCCGTCCTTAATAACCAGCAATATTATCATCTCATGCCCATGAACACTCCCCAGTGTAGCTGTGTTAACGAAACATAGAAAGTTTAACAAGCTATAGGATGAAGAGATAGATAACAAGTTGTTTGGCTGCGCAAAAACTCATATATTGTATTTTTGATcgctaaacatatatatatatatatatatatatatataaaacattaCAATTGTGTTGTAGTAAGTCAATCTGCCAAACATCTGAAAGTGAATAGCTTAACCAAAACATGCTTATGAGTAATGACCGAGAATACATAGAAATTTTTTGAGGCATTATATCAAACATTTGTTGTGCAGTCTCCACTCTTAGCTTTGTAGTCTCCTGTTTACATTCTTATGTCATGGGCTTTGTAACATCACTTGTATATATCAGTAAAACTCAACAGTCTGATCCATTTTCCtcaattatttttcaaagaaaaaaattattaaaccaTCACTAAGTGTTGACCTAACCCAGCAGCCAATTCATCCATTCAAGAGCAATCATATGAAATTATTGAAAGCATAAAAATCcccacaatcccaaatcaaaataatCTTATAAATATGGCAACAGTGGTTAATATCTTCATCATTTCATTCAAATATGGAGCAGAAAACACGTAAATCTTCTTGAAGAGAGGActgccacacacacacacttgaGGAACACAAAATTTACTCTCTATTCAAACAACATTTACAGCAAAGGTAAGGAAATCAATCAAACAAACCTTCATGAGCATCACATCACACTTTGAGTTGCACAATGGGAGGTAGTCCGATCTAGATATTAGAATTATAACTTGTGCTCGTTTTTTTAGAATCGTTACAATTTTAAGCCCTAGTGGCTTGTCCTAAGACCGTGTGAAATAATCATCCGAAAACTTAACCTTTTATAGGTGAAAATAATAAGGTAGCTCTTCAATATGTCATTAGAGTATGTTTGGTATGTTGAGGGTCTAAACTTCGAATCAtgtgtaattttttatttttatattaaaatttcaaGACACGACAAAATGATGATCCTATGCTTTATTTGGGCTTTAAATTAAACTCTAAATTGCATGTGAGAGAAATCTTAATTGGATACTCAcccaagaaaataataataagtttTATTACTTTGGAAAGGTTTTATGCTTTTGAGTTGATAGATTTGTTAACAAAAAAGTGGTGAAAAATAGTAAGGAGGAATAAAATTTAGATAAAAACAATGGGCCGGTGAGGAGATAAGGAAAGTTGAATTATTAAACAGGTAGTTTACTTTTTAAGATCGTTTTGCATAGCTATGTTTATATTTTGGATACATTGTACATAAAAAGTGTTAttctactcttcttttattttcttttttttctaattactaatcgcatatatatatatatatatatatatatatattttagactTTCTACATCAACTGGTTGGCTTGGAAATTTTTTACATTGCACCGATGTAAGTGTATATTTGTATATTGATTTATTTCTGAGTAAATATAGACTTATATTTGTATAACAACGTTCATTACACtacttatatttttttatattaatgtAGGGAAAATATTGTAACGAACAATATTATAAGAGTAGTCACAAAATTTGTGgtgaaaattcattttttctaaaatatttgtggggttcaattttaaaaaaaaaaatagtgaagggcttgagtaatattaattttctAGTaagccacatttttttttttttttcactttttataTAGGAAGAACCCTAACTAGCAAGCTTTTTATGGTCATTATGTCTCTTGATAAGTTTTACATGTATACATGCAGCTGCATACATAGGATATGATGCCTACTATAGAAGCCCCTCtttcttttaaattaaatttcCTACTAAGCTGCCTATAACCTCTTTATTCCTCAAAATGTCTCCATTGAGTTTTATCAACTTCTTAATTTTctcttgttttaatttttttatatttttctagcGTATGAATTAAACAAttcaaaagattttttttatttctagaaaagaaaaacaaaataaaggtAAAAAGAGAAAGGCGAAAAAAAGAATGAGGGGAATGTGAATAAGTTTCACATATATGATGAGGGGAAAAAATAGTGCAACTTTGTTTTATATGTAAAAGGGAGTAGTTCTTTA includes:
- the LOC131155637 gene encoding uncharacterized protein LOC131155637, which codes for MLMKGWITNAFNLSIQMSMVSHKFQRLQNLMVRSQVLEMDQSLAAALLQLHQLRRLPLLACPPRCLLVAPPQLQCLNRLLQPMLLLHSCPRFHLHRKLRRKRSPVVTKLLTKINQWRNFCYTLGSIYHDISPHDRVVQPVG